A window from Fusobacterium sp. FSA-380-WT-3A encodes these proteins:
- a CDS encoding helix-turn-helix transcriptional regulator: MNNRLMIYDKSYIETVSILKTKRKEMYTQKEFAKLLGVTQKTISYYENCQSELNLKLFIKMCHLLQIDFFSDFSKIFLNEYSNSNI; this comes from the coding sequence ATGAATAACAGATTAATGATTTATGACAAAAGCTATATTGAAACTGTAAGTATTTTAAAAACTAAGAGAAAGGAGATGTATACTCAAAAAGAATTTGCTAAACTACTTGGAGTAACTCAAAAGACTATAAGTTATTATGAAAATTGCCAAAGTGAATTAAATCTTAAATTATTTATTAAAATGTGTCATCTTTTACAAATAGACTTTTTTTCTGATTTTTCAAAAATATTTTTAAATGAATATAGTAACTCCAATATATAG
- a CDS encoding helix-turn-helix domain-containing protein — MREITCPLELIFHILKGKWAPMIVWRARLGNQRLTDLKKDILNCNEKMLIQHINELIKYGVLEKIEFLEYPKHTEYRLTDFGWKLIPILAKTQELGIEYLQKSQLFTKDE, encoded by the coding sequence ATGAGAGAGATTACTTGTCCACTTGAGCTAATATTTCATATTTTAAAAGGAAAATGGGCACCTATGATAGTGTGGAGAGCTAGATTAGGAAATCAGAGACTAACAGATTTAAAAAAAGATATATTAAACTGTAATGAAAAAATGTTAATTCAACATATAAATGAATTGATAAAATATGGAGTTTTGGAAAAAATAGAATTTTTAGAATACCCAAAACATACAGAATATAGATTGACAGACTTTGGTTGGAAGCTAATTCCAATTCTTGCAAAAACTCAAGAACTAGGGATAGAATACTTACAAAAAAGTCAGTTATTCACAAAAGATGAATAA
- a CDS encoding oligosaccharide flippase family protein: protein MNKKLKLFLENFLFYGGLSMLQKALPFITLPIITRLLKDPTSYGIADMFNLIISFGSAIAVLGIYDAVFREFFEDKENREYQKRVTATGLNIVLISGTIIMISIILCSTLISKILFKSYQYKNLVILSAIGILISTLNSLIISPTRMRNQRKIFFITGITFPILGFIITYVLIRLGYTYEALIYGTIGMSLISLIIFYILNKKDFSLKIFDKKIAKELFRIGLPLVPTFLIYWIFHSMDRVMINRMLNGSELGIYSVGAKVSSVSQLIYTAFAGGWSYFSFSTMKDKNQVEINSKVFEYLGIISFFVYILAQPFIKPVFNIFFEGEYIRGQEVFSFLFLSPLILMLFQTVGNQVIIIKKSYLSTLSLIIGAILNIILNFIFIKSHGIFGAAFSTLNSYMVSVVIMCIVCYKNKLFVISKRFLSVVILLLIGIYLNFFFKECVYYKIVYTIDFILIVILYFKDLKLLLKSR, encoded by the coding sequence ATGAATAAAAAATTGAAGCTTTTTTTAGAAAACTTTCTATTTTATGGTGGACTTTCGATGTTACAGAAAGCTCTTCCTTTTATAACATTACCTATAATTACAAGACTATTAAAAGACCCGACAAGTTATGGAATAGCAGATATGTTTAATCTTATAATTTCTTTTGGGAGTGCTATAGCAGTATTAGGAATATATGATGCTGTATTTAGAGAATTTTTTGAAGATAAAGAAAATAGAGAATATCAAAAAAGAGTAACTGCTACAGGATTAAACATAGTATTAATATCAGGAACTATAATAATGATAAGTATTATATTATGTAGTACTCTTATTAGTAAAATATTGTTTAAAAGTTATCAATATAAAAATCTAGTTATCTTATCAGCGATTGGAATATTAATTTCTACATTAAATAGTTTAATAATAAGTCCTACAAGAATGAGAAATCAAAGAAAAATTTTCTTTATAACAGGAATAACTTTTCCTATATTGGGTTTTATTATAACTTATGTTTTAATAAGATTAGGATATACCTATGAAGCATTAATATATGGAACAATAGGGATGAGTTTAATTTCTCTAATAATTTTTTATATTCTAAATAAAAAAGATTTTTCTCTAAAAATTTTTGATAAAAAAATTGCAAAAGAATTATTTAGAATAGGATTACCTCTTGTACCAACTTTTCTTATATATTGGATATTTCATTCTATGGATAGAGTAATGATAAATAGAATGTTAAATGGAAGCGAATTAGGAATATATTCTGTAGGAGCTAAAGTTTCGTCTGTAAGTCAATTAATCTATACAGCTTTTGCAGGTGGTTGGAGTTATTTTTCATTTTCTACAATGAAAGATAAAAATCAAGTGGAGATAAATTCAAAAGTATTTGAATATTTAGGAATAATAAGTTTTTTTGTATATATATTAGCACAACCATTTATAAAACCAGTATTTAATATTTTTTTTGAAGGAGAATATATAAGAGGACAGGAAGTTTTTTCTTTTTTATTTTTGTCTCCATTAATATTAATGTTATTTCAAACTGTAGGGAACCAAGTTATAATAATAAAAAAATCTTATTTATCAACTTTAAGTTTAATAATTGGAGCAATTTTAAATATAATTTTAAATTTCATTTTTATAAAATCTCATGGAATTTTTGGAGCAGCATTTTCTACATTAAACAGTTATATGGTTTCAGTTGTTATAATGTGTATTGTATGTTATAAGAATAAATTATTTGTAATTTCAAAAAGATTTTTAAGTGTAGTAATTTTATTATTAATTGGAATATATTTAAATTTCTTTTTTAAAGAATGTGTATATTATAAAATAGTATATACAATAGATTTTATTTTAATTGTGATACTTTATTTTAAAGATTTAAAATTATTATTAAAAAGTAGGTAG
- a CDS encoding NAD(P)/FAD-dependent oxidoreductase: MKNLEVKYLILGAGITGLGFGNFIKDKNFLILEKEKEIGGYCRTIYRKKFVWDYAGHFFHFKTKEIQEYFKEKIDDSELISAVKNTKIFYKKKLIDYPFQKNIHQLEKEEFIDCLYDLFNKEEKEEYKNFIEMLYGKFGKSITDKFLKPYNEKLYACNLEKLDVNAMGRFFPYASKEEIIKNMKESKNNSYNDVFIYPKKGAQYFINILGEKIKDNIFLNEEIRGIDSENKIVTTNNYTIKYEYLINTIPLNKFIELENKELYIKNKDIFTYNKVLVFNLGFDKKSLNNIHWGYIPVKNINFYRIGFYNNILNTDKLSMYIEIGYAGDVYISKEEINKQLKETLKNLLKLKIISKEHKIEEYEYIIMDPAYVHVNSEVNKLKIELKKEYQKKNIYTIGRYGDWKYCSMEDCLLDSFELSKKINI; encoded by the coding sequence TTGAAAAATTTAGAAGTAAAATATTTAATTTTAGGAGCAGGAATTACAGGATTAGGATTTGGTAATTTTATAAAAGATAAAAATTTTTTGATTTTAGAAAAAGAAAAGGAAATAGGAGGATATTGTAGAACTATATACAGAAAAAAATTTGTTTGGGATTATGCAGGACATTTTTTTCATTTTAAAACTAAAGAGATACAAGAATATTTTAAAGAAAAAATAGATGATTCAGAATTGATTTCAGCAGTAAAAAACACTAAAATTTTTTATAAAAAAAAATTGATAGATTATCCTTTTCAAAAAAATATTCATCAGTTAGAAAAAGAAGAGTTTATAGATTGTTTGTATGATTTATTTAACAAAGAAGAAAAAGAAGAATATAAAAATTTTATAGAAATGTTATATGGAAAATTTGGTAAAAGTATAACAGATAAATTTTTGAAACCTTATAATGAAAAATTATATGCATGTAATTTAGAAAAATTAGATGTAAATGCAATGGGAAGATTCTTTCCATATGCATCTAAAGAAGAAATTATAAAAAATATGAAAGAATCAAAAAATAATTCATACAATGATGTATTTATTTATCCTAAAAAAGGGGCACAATATTTTATAAATATACTAGGAGAAAAAATAAAAGATAATATTTTTTTAAATGAAGAAATTAGAGGTATTGATAGTGAAAATAAAATAGTTACAACAAATAATTACACAATTAAATATGAATATTTAATAAATACAATTCCATTAAATAAATTTATAGAATTAGAAAATAAAGAATTATATATAAAAAATAAAGATATATTTACATACAATAAAGTATTAGTTTTTAATTTAGGATTTGATAAAAAATCATTAAATAATATACATTGGGGATATATTCCAGTAAAAAATATAAATTTTTATAGAATAGGATTTTATAATAATATATTAAATACAGATAAGCTAAGTATGTATATAGAAATAGGATATGCTGGAGATGTTTATATATCAAAAGAAGAAATAAATAAGCAATTAAAAGAAACTTTAAAAAATCTATTAAAATTAAAAATAATTTCGAAAGAACATAAAATAGAAGAATATGAATACATCATAATGGATCCAGCATATGTCCATGTAAATTCAGAAGTAAATAAATTAAAAATAGAATTAAAAAAAGAATATCAAAAGAAAAATATATATACAATAGGAAGATATGGAGATTGGAAATATTGTTCAATGGAAGATTGTTTATTAGATAGTTTTGAATTAAGCAAAAAAATAAATATTTAA
- a CDS encoding DegT/DnrJ/EryC1/StrS aminotransferase family protein → MKVPFSILERQYKKYQNEYEEKALKVLRKGWYILGEECEKFEEEYANYVGTKYSLGIDNGLNALVLAFRALNIGKGDEVIVQGNTFIATVMGITINGATPIFIEPDEYYNIDTNKIEEKITNKTKAICVVHLYGQATEMDKILELCQKYNLKLVEDCAQAHGAKYNGQMVGSFGDIGCFSFYPGKNLGCFGDGGAITTNNKEIYDRIKMLRSYGSEKKYHHIEVGYNSRLDELQAGLLRIKLSHLVELTDEREKLTKKYLDGIKNPLVTLPKIKENCTHVWHLFVVRVENRDKFQKYLEENGIGTMIHYPIPPHLSVAYKELGYKVGDYPITEKYANTVLSLPLYNGMTEEEIDYVIKKINEYRG, encoded by the coding sequence ATGAAAGTACCATTTAGTATTTTAGAAAGACAATATAAAAAATATCAAAATGAATATGAAGAAAAAGCATTAAAAGTATTAAGAAAAGGATGGTATATTCTAGGAGAAGAATGTGAAAAATTTGAAGAAGAATATGCAAATTATGTGGGAACTAAATATTCATTAGGTATAGATAATGGATTAAATGCTCTAGTACTTGCTTTTAGAGCATTGAATATAGGAAAGGGAGATGAAGTAATAGTTCAAGGAAATACCTTTATAGCAACGGTAATGGGAATTACTATAAATGGAGCAACTCCAATTTTTATAGAGCCTGATGAATATTATAATATTGATACAAATAAAATAGAAGAGAAAATAACTAATAAAACAAAAGCAATTTGTGTAGTTCATCTTTATGGACAAGCTACGGAAATGGATAAAATCTTAGAATTATGTCAAAAATATAATTTAAAATTAGTTGAAGATTGTGCTCAAGCTCATGGTGCAAAGTATAATGGACAAATGGTTGGAAGTTTTGGAGATATTGGATGTTTTAGTTTTTATCCAGGAAAAAACTTAGGTTGTTTTGGAGATGGAGGAGCAATAACAACTAATAATAAAGAAATATATGATAGAATAAAAATGTTAAGAAGCTATGGAAGTGAAAAAAAATATCATCATATAGAAGTAGGGTATAATTCAAGATTAGATGAATTACAAGCAGGACTTTTAAGAATAAAATTGAGTCATTTAGTTGAATTAACTGATGAAAGAGAAAAATTAACAAAAAAATATTTAGATGGAATAAAAAATCCATTAGTAACTTTACCTAAAATAAAAGAAAATTGTACTCATGTATGGCATTTATTTGTAGTAAGAGTAGAAAATAGAGATAAATTCCAAAAATATTTAGAAGAAAATGGGATAGGAACAATGATACATTATCCAATTCCTCCACATTTATCAGTAGCTTATAAAGAATTAGGATATAAAGTAGGAGATTATCCAATAACAGAAAAATATGCTAATACAGTTTTAAGTTTACCATTATATAATGGAATGACAGAAGAAGAAATAGATTATGTGATAAAGAAAATAAATGAATATAGAGGATAA
- a CDS encoding formyltransferase family protein gives MKKICIAGKNNIAVEITDYIEKNIECELFVIPNSADDGVNKWQKSFLKFSLDRKLKIISLEEAYKIKDLIFISLEYDKIINPKKFNTTELFNIHFSLLPKYKGMYTSALPILNNEKETGVTFHKINTGIDTGDIIAQKVIKIDYEDTSRDLYLKYIKNGIILVKNIIWNIIEKKYVVQQQDYLESTYFSKKSIDYKNLKIDLNQTAINIHNQIRAFNFREYQLPEVYGSKIIATKITNQKSIKKSGEILFETDNEILISTIDYNIILYKDKAEELITACKIGDLISVKNICKNKEYLKIRTKEGWDPLIIATYNNHKDIVEYLISIGADIYTTNYNKTNLLMYAKEAFLNKNDIYLLELFLKLGLNIFEEDIFGKNLLDYCNEEIKEKINGDGVQK, from the coding sequence ATGAAGAAAATTTGTATAGCAGGAAAAAATAATATAGCAGTTGAAATAACAGATTACATAGAAAAAAATATAGAATGTGAATTATTTGTTATTCCAAATTCAGCAGATGATGGTGTAAATAAATGGCAAAAGTCTTTTTTGAAATTCTCTTTAGATAGAAAATTAAAAATAATTTCTTTAGAAGAAGCTTATAAAATAAAAGATTTAATATTTATTTCATTAGAATATGATAAAATTATAAATCCTAAAAAATTTAATACAACAGAGTTATTCAATATACATTTTTCATTATTACCCAAATATAAGGGAATGTATACATCTGCTTTACCAATTTTAAATAATGAAAAAGAAACAGGAGTAACATTTCATAAAATAAATACAGGAATAGATACAGGAGATATAATTGCTCAAAAAGTAATAAAAATTGATTATGAAGATACAAGTAGAGATTTATATCTAAAATATATAAAAAATGGAATAATTTTAGTAAAAAATATAATTTGGAATATAATAGAAAAAAAATATGTTGTACAACAACAAGATTATTTAGAAAGTACATATTTTTCTAAAAAATCTATAGATTATAAAAATTTAAAAATAGATTTAAATCAAACAGCTATAAATATTCATAATCAAATAAGAGCTTTTAATTTTAGGGAATATCAGTTACCAGAAGTTTATGGAAGTAAAATTATTGCTACCAAAATAACTAATCAAAAATCAATAAAAAAATCAGGAGAAATATTATTTGAAACAGACAATGAAATACTAATTTCAACAATTGATTATAATATTATTTTATATAAAGATAAAGCTGAAGAATTAATAACAGCATGTAAAATAGGAGATTTAATTAGTGTAAAAAACATTTGTAAAAATAAAGAATATCTAAAAATTAGAACTAAAGAAGGATGGGACCCACTAATAATAGCAACTTATAATAATCATAAAGATATAGTTGAATATTTAATCTCAATAGGAGCTGATATATATACTACAAACTATAATAAAACAAATTTATTGATGTATGCAAAGGAAGCTTTCTTAAATAAAAATGACATTTATTTATTAGAATTATTCTTAAAATTAGGTTTAAATATTTTTGAAGAAGATATTTTTGGAAAAAATTTATTAGATTATTGTAATGAAGAAATAAAAGAAAAAATAAATGGGGATGGGGTACAAAAATAG
- a CDS encoding YbhB/YbcL family Raf kinase inhibitor-like protein: MKKNLVAGLFLLGASAFGLDLNSKGIENGYILEKYGVHGVEKLNGMPSLSLPLEWKNAPEGTKSYALVMIDHDAIPVTGFTWIHWTAIIPGDLNKLEENASLENKDIIQGVNSWISSMGGLSKADASHFGGPAPPDKEHDYTFTLYALDKELDLENGFYLNELYKAMEGHILDEATITGKYKNVK, from the coding sequence ATGAAAAAAAATTTAGTTGCAGGACTTTTTCTTTTAGGAGCATCAGCTTTTGGATTAGATTTAAATAGTAAAGGGATAGAAAATGGATATATTCTAGAAAAATATGGAGTTCATGGGGTAGAAAAACTTAATGGAATGCCATCACTTTCTTTACCATTAGAGTGGAAAAATGCTCCAGAAGGAACAAAATCATATGCTTTAGTGATGATAGACCACGATGCTATACCAGTTACAGGATTTACTTGGATACATTGGACAGCAATTATTCCAGGAGATTTAAATAAATTGGAGGAAAATGCAAGCTTAGAAAATAAAGATATTATTCAAGGAGTCAACAGTTGGATATCTTCAATGGGAGGATTATCAAAAGCAGATGCTTCTCATTTTGGTGGACCAGCTCCACCAGATAAAGAGCATGATTATACTTTCACTTTATATGCTTTAGATAAAGAATTAGATTTAGAAAATGGATTTTATCTAAACGAACTTTACAAAGCAATGGAAGGGCATATTTTAGATGAAGCTACAATAACAGGAAAGTATAAAAACGTTAAATAA
- a CDS encoding FdtA/QdtA family cupin domain-containing protein, producing MKKIKEIIIREIYSPGGSLSFFEKGKEFDFDIKRIYYIYKFSEQNRRGFHAHKELKQVMFCPHGKIEVEFTNGKIKEKYILDSPTKILVVEKGYWREFVSLEEGSILCVGASDIYDENDYIRDYNKYLEWEEKNNESTI from the coding sequence ATGAAAAAAATAAAAGAAATAATTATAAGAGAAATTTATTCTCCAGGTGGAAGTTTAAGTTTTTTTGAAAAAGGAAAAGAATTTGATTTTGATATAAAAAGAATATACTACATATATAAATTTTCTGAGCAAAATAGAAGAGGATTCCATGCTCATAAAGAATTAAAACAAGTTATGTTTTGTCCTCATGGAAAAATAGAAGTTGAGTTTACAAATGGAAAAATAAAAGAAAAATATATATTAGATTCTCCAACAAAAATATTAGTTGTAGAAAAAGGTTATTGGAGAGAGTTTGTATCTTTAGAAGAGGGAAGTATTTTATGTGTTGGAGCTTCTGATATTTATGATGAAAATGATTATATAAGAGATTATAATAAATATTTAGAATGGGAGGAAAAAAATAATGAAAGTACCATTTAG
- a CDS encoding glycosyltransferase, with protein MELDVSIIVISYNSEKTILETLESIKKQNYKNFELIITDDCSTDKTYDIVKFWVKNNKSNFFKVKIIQTLKNGGPSINANNGLKIARGNWIKLIAADDILLPNCLEENIKFIKQNPNIRICFSKMELFGKTINLPQEKPENIQKFYLPVKEQYESLKEGCFIPAPTSFIKREIFEKYGFFDEKIPMVEDWPYWLKITSLGEKIYFLNKVTVKYRISESLSNTQENFINLKNLNSKKLIYKYYLKENINFLLKWHYTLEFFTYNILITIFNNKKNKKTIFIKKWINLLDPYFIIKKIKSQRKDYE; from the coding sequence ATGGAATTAGATGTAAGTATAATAGTAATAAGTTATAATTCTGAAAAAACTATTTTAGAAACATTGGAAAGTATAAAAAAACAAAATTATAAAAATTTTGAATTGATAATAACAGATGATTGTTCCACAGATAAAACTTATGATATTGTAAAATTTTGGGTAAAAAATAATAAATCAAATTTTTTTAAGGTAAAAATAATTCAAACCTTAAAAAATGGAGGTCCAAGTATAAATGCAAATAATGGATTAAAAATAGCTAGAGGTAATTGGATTAAGTTAATAGCAGCTGATGATATTTTACTACCAAATTGTTTAGAAGAAAATATAAAATTTATAAAACAAAATCCAAATATAAGAATTTGTTTTTCTAAAATGGAACTTTTTGGAAAAACAATTAATTTACCACAAGAAAAACCAGAAAATATTCAAAAATTCTATTTACCAGTAAAAGAACAATATGAGAGCTTAAAAGAAGGGTGTTTTATTCCAGCCCCTACTTCTTTTATAAAAAGAGAGATTTTTGAAAAATATGGTTTTTTTGATGAAAAAATTCCTATGGTGGAAGATTGGCCCTATTGGTTAAAAATAACTTCTTTGGGTGAAAAAATTTATTTTTTAAATAAAGTAACTGTAAAATATAGAATAAGTGAAAGTTTAAGTAATACACAAGAAAATTTTATAAATTTAAAAAATTTAAATTCAAAAAAATTGATATATAAATATTATTTAAAAGAAAATATTAATTTTCTTTTAAAATGGCATTACACATTAGAATTTTTTACTTATAATATATTAATTACGATATTTAATAATAAAAAGAATAAAAAAACAATTTTTATAAAAAAATGGATTAATTTATTGGATCCTTATTTTATTATTAAAAAAATAAAAAGTCAAAGGAAAGATTATGAATAA